The proteins below are encoded in one region of Knoellia sp. S7-12:
- a CDS encoding cyclopropane-fatty-acyl-phospholipid synthase family protein encodes MSSTTRETRTIADLVDAAVVAPLPLRITAYDGSKTGPDSAPRALHIANHRALSYLATAPGDLGMVRAYTTGDLLIEGVHPGNPYDALVDLERLRFHRPDRQLLVDLAKVLGPRGLTPPPPPPQEALPRWRRATEGLRHSFTRDKKAIHHHYDVSNRFYELVLGPSMAYTCAVFPERDADLDAAQVNKYRLVFDKLGLKPGDRLLDIGCGWGGMVRYAARQGVRTLGVTLSREQATWAQEAIESEGLGELASVRFDDYRNVTETGFDAISSIGITEHIGVRNYPAYFRWMLDHVKEGGLVLNHCITRPDNRPRSVGPFIDRYIFPDGELTGSGRIISTMQDSGFEVLHEENLREHYALTLTGWCENLVEHWNECVEEVGEATAKVWGLYLAGSRRGFERNVVQLHQVLATRLDESRLPRVPLRQWWSA; translated from the coding sequence ATGAGCAGCACGACCCGTGAGACCCGGACGATCGCCGATCTCGTCGACGCGGCAGTGGTGGCACCTCTCCCACTGCGCATCACGGCATACGACGGTTCGAAGACCGGACCGGACAGCGCACCGCGAGCGCTTCACATCGCGAACCATCGTGCGCTGTCCTACCTCGCCACGGCCCCGGGCGACCTTGGGATGGTCCGCGCCTACACGACCGGCGACCTCCTCATCGAGGGCGTGCACCCGGGCAACCCCTACGACGCTCTGGTCGACCTCGAGCGGCTGCGTTTCCACCGCCCTGACCGCCAGCTCTTGGTCGACCTCGCCAAGGTCCTCGGGCCTCGCGGCCTCACCCCGCCGCCGCCACCACCCCAGGAGGCGCTCCCGCGCTGGCGTCGCGCCACCGAAGGGCTGCGCCACTCGTTCACCCGCGACAAGAAGGCGATCCACCACCACTACGACGTCTCGAATCGCTTCTACGAGCTCGTTCTCGGTCCGTCGATGGCCTACACGTGCGCCGTCTTCCCCGAGCGCGACGCCGACCTCGATGCGGCCCAGGTCAACAAGTACCGCCTCGTCTTCGACAAGCTGGGTCTCAAGCCTGGAGACCGGCTTCTCGACATCGGCTGCGGTTGGGGAGGCATGGTCCGGTATGCCGCGCGCCAGGGTGTGCGGACCCTCGGCGTCACGCTGTCACGCGAGCAGGCGACCTGGGCGCAGGAGGCCATCGAGAGTGAGGGCCTCGGGGAGCTCGCGTCGGTGCGGTTCGACGACTACCGCAACGTCACCGAGACCGGGTTCGACGCCATCTCCTCCATCGGCATCACCGAGCACATCGGTGTGCGCAATTACCCGGCCTACTTCCGGTGGATGCTGGACCATGTCAAGGAGGGCGGGTTGGTCCTCAACCACTGCATCACCCGGCCGGACAACCGGCCCAGGAGCGTAGGGCCGTTCATCGACCGCTACATCTTCCCCGACGGCGAGCTCACCGGCTCGGGCCGCATCATCTCGACGATGCAGGACAGCGGGTTTGAGGTGCTGCACGAAGAGAACCTGCGTGAGCACTATGCGTTGACGCTCACCGGCTGGTGCGAGAACCTCGTCGAGCACTGGAACGAGTGTGTGGAGGAGGTCGGCGAGGCGACGGCCAAGGTGTGGGGCCTCTATCTCGCAGGCTCGCGCCGTGGGTTCGAGCGCAACGTCGTCCAGCTCCACCAGGTCCTGGCCACGAGGCTTGATGAGTCCCGCTTGCCGCGAGTTCCGTTGCGTCAGTGGTGGTCGGCATGA
- a CDS encoding FAD-binding oxidoreductase, with product MERTLPVSTRTDGERRLLDSFAAIPPSERVRLTKSTSNLFRERTRTTTPGLDTSGLTGVRVVDVAAQTADVDGMCTYEDLVAATLPHGLTPLVVPQLRTITLGGAVTGLGIESSSFRSGLPHESVVEMDILTGTGEIVTARPDNEHAGLFHGFPNSYGSLGYATRLRIELELVKKFVAMRHVRFHDLASLCVAIDAIVAAGTHDAEPVDYIDGVVFTRDEAYLTLGQQVDEPPVEGPSRPSDYTGQQIFYRSIQHDDPKPKRDLLTTHDYLWRWDTDWFWCSRAFGAQNPRIRRLWPSRWRRSSVYWKLVALDQRRGISDRLEARKGNPPRERVVQDVELPLEHTAEFLDWFLDEVPIEPIWLCPLRLRGDTTWDLYPLRPRHTYVNVGFWSTVPGGQPGATNRAIERRVAELDGHKSLYSDSYYSREDFDALYGGDGYAALKDSYDPRGRFPHLYDKAVRHA from the coding sequence ATGGAGCGAACCCTCCCGGTTTCCACACGTACCGACGGGGAGCGACGGCTGCTCGACAGCTTCGCCGCCATTCCGCCGAGCGAGCGCGTCCGCTTGACCAAAAGCACCTCCAACCTGTTCCGAGAACGCACGCGGACCACGACTCCGGGGCTCGACACCTCGGGTCTCACCGGAGTTCGTGTCGTCGATGTCGCCGCGCAGACGGCAGACGTCGACGGCATGTGCACCTACGAGGACCTCGTCGCTGCGACGCTGCCGCACGGGCTCACACCCCTCGTCGTCCCGCAACTGCGCACCATCACCCTCGGTGGCGCCGTGACCGGTCTCGGCATCGAGTCGTCGTCGTTCCGCAGCGGTCTGCCCCACGAGTCCGTCGTCGAGATGGACATCCTCACCGGCACCGGAGAGATTGTCACCGCCCGCCCGGACAACGAGCACGCCGGGCTCTTCCACGGGTTTCCGAACTCCTACGGATCCCTTGGCTACGCCACCCGTCTGCGCATCGAGCTCGAACTCGTCAAGAAGTTCGTGGCCATGCGCCACGTCCGCTTCCACGACCTCGCGAGCCTGTGCGTGGCCATCGACGCCATCGTCGCTGCCGGCACCCACGACGCTGAGCCGGTCGACTACATCGACGGTGTCGTCTTCACCCGCGACGAGGCCTACCTCACCCTCGGTCAACAGGTCGACGAGCCTCCCGTCGAAGGGCCGAGCCGTCCGAGCGACTACACCGGGCAGCAGATCTTCTATCGCTCAATCCAGCACGACGACCCGAAGCCCAAACGCGACCTGCTCACGACCCACGACTACCTCTGGCGTTGGGACACCGACTGGTTCTGGTGCTCGCGAGCGTTCGGTGCCCAGAACCCGCGGATCCGTCGGCTGTGGCCGAGTCGCTGGCGCCGGTCGAGTGTCTACTGGAAGCTCGTCGCCCTCGACCAGCGGCGAGGCATCTCGGATCGCCTCGAGGCACGCAAGGGCAACCCGCCTCGAGAGCGAGTGGTGCAGGACGTCGAGCTCCCACTCGAGCACACGGCTGAGTTCCTCGACTGGTTCCTCGATGAGGTGCCGATCGAGCCGATCTGGCTGTGCCCGTTGCGCCTTCGCGGCGACACGACCTGGGATCTCTATCCACTCCGTCCCCGCCACACCTATGTCAACGTCGGCTTCTGGTCCACGGTCCCCGGTGGCCAGCCGGGAGCCACCAACCGAGCCATCGAGCGTCGCGTCGCCGAGCTCGACGGGCACAAGTCGCTCTACTCCGATTCCTACTACTCCCGCGAAGACTTCGATGCGCTCTACGGCGGCGATGGGTATGCCGCGCTCAAGGACTCCTACGACCCGCGCGGACGCTTCCCTCACCTCTATGACAAGGCGGTGCGACACGCATGA
- a CDS encoding TIGR02611 family protein, producing MTLTPPPGEARENLDDDPRVDAAEDDWEWRRRLRANPATAKIYRVAVFIVGLAIVVLGLLLIPFPGPGWLIVIAGLAIWATEFERAQRILDFVKRYLRIWEEWVKRQNLFVKGIVGIVGIAFIATLLWLTFHFSGIPGFFPDGLENWMRTTARI from the coding sequence GTGACCCTGACACCGCCTCCCGGGGAGGCACGCGAGAACCTTGATGACGACCCCCGGGTTGACGCCGCCGAGGACGACTGGGAGTGGCGACGTCGGCTGCGGGCCAACCCAGCCACGGCCAAGATCTATCGCGTCGCCGTGTTCATCGTTGGGCTCGCCATCGTGGTCCTGGGTTTGTTGCTCATCCCGTTCCCGGGGCCGGGCTGGCTCATCGTCATTGCTGGTCTCGCGATCTGGGCGACGGAATTCGAGAGGGCCCAACGCATCCTCGACTTCGTGAAGAGGTATCTCCGCATCTGGGAGGAGTGGGTCAAGCGCCAGAACCTGTTCGTCAAGGGGATCGTCGGCATCGTCGGGATCGCGTTCATCGCGACTTTGCTGTGGCTGACCTTCCACTTCTCCGGCATCCCCGGGTTCTTCCCCGATGGCCTCGAGAACTGGATGCGCACCACTGCCCGGATCTGA
- a CDS encoding aminotransferase class IV, translated as MNTIQVWVDGQIVDADAPSVRALDHGVTVGDGAFETCKIVRGEAFALTRHMARLGRTLAGLGLPAVDEGRVRDGVAAVLAAGDPIDFGRVRITVTGGAGPLSSDRNDSPATIIVATTPSAPHAPSAAVVTVPWVRNERAATAGLKTTSYAENVIAVTHARSLGAEEALLANTRGELCEGTASNVFVVTDGVLRTPPLDSGCLAGITRELAIEWSRKAGIEVVEETLPFDVLARAEEIIITNSSRDVQGVHLVDDRSLVAPGPVTAQVVDVWRTAEADLGIDP; from the coding sequence ATGAACACGATCCAGGTGTGGGTGGATGGTCAGATCGTCGATGCTGATGCGCCGTCGGTGCGCGCACTCGACCATGGGGTGACCGTCGGGGACGGAGCCTTCGAGACGTGCAAGATCGTGCGGGGTGAGGCGTTCGCGCTGACACGGCACATGGCCCGGCTCGGACGAACCCTGGCCGGGCTCGGTCTGCCCGCCGTCGATGAAGGACGCGTGCGCGACGGCGTCGCCGCCGTTCTCGCCGCTGGAGACCCGATCGACTTCGGGCGAGTGCGGATCACTGTCACCGGTGGCGCCGGCCCACTGAGTTCGGACCGCAACGACTCGCCGGCCACGATCATCGTCGCTACGACCCCGTCAGCGCCGCACGCACCGTCGGCGGCCGTGGTCACCGTTCCGTGGGTGCGCAACGAACGTGCCGCGACCGCGGGTCTCAAGACGACGTCGTATGCCGAGAACGTCATCGCAGTCACCCATGCCCGGTCCCTCGGCGCTGAGGAGGCACTGCTCGCAAACACTCGCGGGGAACTGTGCGAGGGCACCGCGTCCAACGTCTTCGTCGTCACCGACGGGGTGCTCCGGACGCCGCCCCTTGACAGCGGATGCCTCGCCGGCATCACTCGCGAACTGGCGATCGAATGGTCCCGCAAGGCCGGGATCGAGGTCGTCGAGGAGACGCTGCCGTTCGACGTGCTGGCCCGTGCCGAGGAGATCATCATCACGAACTCCTCGCGTGACGTGCAGGGTGTTCACCTGGTCGACGACCGCTCCCTGGTCGCACCCGGACCGGTGACCGCGCAGGTGGTCGACGTGTGGCGCACGGCCGAGGCAGACCTGGGGATCGACCCGTGA
- a CDS encoding chorismate-binding protein yields MAWARFSSLDGGVIEGSGVETVTHDIDDLTAGFWAVVVTFEGDLTAVRMSQVSRLPASSSTAVRADTTWPGVEGVWTSSLDDRAYVDGVEEIRERIARGTVYQVNLCRVLSAEIGDGSVRGLGDVLAQGNPAPYAVTIDIPEAGLEIASASPEAYLVRRGNTVTSSPIKGTAATADEMLPKDYAENVMIVDLVRNDLQHVCRPGTVRVDHLCRVEQHPGLVHLVSDVTGELRDGVGWCEVLDASFPPGSVSGAPKHTALQAITDLETMPRGPYCGAIGWIDADRDEALLAVGIRTFWVDDDGSGRRMLRFGSGAGITWGSNPQGELHETELKAARLVSLARGASGKVGP; encoded by the coding sequence GTGGCATGGGCGAGGTTCAGCTCCCTCGATGGGGGAGTCATCGAGGGCAGTGGCGTCGAGACCGTCACGCACGACATCGATGACCTCACCGCGGGCTTCTGGGCTGTCGTCGTCACCTTCGAGGGCGACCTCACCGCGGTCCGCATGTCCCAGGTCTCGCGCTTGCCGGCCAGTTCATCGACCGCTGTCCGGGCCGACACGACCTGGCCGGGAGTCGAAGGCGTGTGGACCAGCAGCCTGGACGACAGGGCATACGTCGACGGGGTTGAAGAGATCCGCGAACGGATCGCACGCGGCACGGTCTATCAGGTCAACCTCTGTCGCGTCCTGAGCGCGGAAATCGGCGACGGGAGTGTCCGAGGTCTGGGCGACGTTCTCGCACAGGGCAATCCGGCTCCATATGCAGTGACGATCGACATCCCCGAGGCCGGGCTCGAGATCGCGTCGGCGTCGCCCGAGGCCTATCTCGTGCGACGCGGCAACACAGTGACGTCGAGTCCGATCAAGGGGACGGCCGCGACGGCCGATGAGATGTTGCCCAAGGACTACGCGGAGAACGTCATGATCGTGGACCTCGTCCGCAACGACCTCCAGCACGTATGTCGTCCGGGCACCGTTCGCGTCGACCACCTGTGCCGTGTGGAGCAGCACCCGGGGCTCGTCCACCTCGTGTCCGACGTGACGGGGGAGCTGCGCGATGGTGTCGGTTGGTGTGAGGTGCTGGACGCGTCCTTCCCGCCCGGCTCGGTGTCGGGGGCGCCGAAGCACACGGCCCTGCAGGCCATCACCGATCTCGAGACCATGCCTCGTGGCCCCTATTGCGGAGCCATCGGGTGGATCGACGCCGATCGTGACGAGGCGTTGCTGGCGGTCGGGATCCGGACGTTTTGGGTCGACGATGACGGGTCGGGCCGCCGGATGCTGCGCTTCGGGAGCGGCGCCGGGATCACGTGGGGATCGAATCCACAGGGCGAATTGCACGAGACAGAGCTCAAGGCCGCGCGCCTTGTGTCTCTCGCGCGGGGAGCATCTGGGAAGGTTGGACCATGA
- a CDS encoding response regulator transcription factor — MSRILVVDDEPHLVRTLAINLRARDYEVETAGDGRSALQAVHDQMPDLVILDLGLPDIDGVDVLRRIREVSQTPVIVLSARTDSIDKVEALDVGADDYVTKPFAVDELLARIRVALRRTRDESVPAMESFVTQHFVLDFSERRAVVAGETVRLTPTEWSLLEVLARHAGHLVPQRELLREVWGPHYGRESNYLRVYANQLRRKLEPDPSDPRYLVTEPGQGYRLMADRSGSADGVDGA; from the coding sequence ATGAGCCGGATCCTCGTCGTCGACGACGAGCCACACCTCGTCCGGACGCTCGCGATCAACCTGCGGGCCCGGGACTACGAGGTCGAGACGGCGGGTGACGGCCGTTCGGCGCTGCAGGCGGTGCACGACCAGATGCCTGACCTCGTCATCCTCGACCTCGGCCTGCCTGACATCGATGGCGTCGACGTCCTGCGCCGGATCCGAGAGGTGTCCCAGACACCCGTCATCGTCCTGTCCGCGCGCACCGACTCCATCGACAAGGTCGAGGCACTGGACGTCGGGGCCGACGACTACGTGACCAAGCCGTTCGCCGTCGACGAGTTGCTCGCCCGGATCAGGGTGGCTCTTCGACGCACCCGGGACGAGTCGGTTCCGGCGATGGAATCGTTCGTGACGCAGCACTTCGTCCTGGACTTCAGCGAGCGCCGGGCGGTCGTGGCGGGAGAGACCGTGCGTCTCACCCCCACCGAGTGGAGCCTGCTCGAGGTCCTGGCTCGGCACGCCGGCCACCTGGTTCCTCAGCGTGAACTGCTCCGAGAGGTGTGGGGACCGCACTACGGGCGGGAGTCGAACTACCTGCGCGTCTATGCCAACCAGCTGAGGCGCAAGCTCGAGCCGGACCCCTCTGATCCGCGCTACCTCGTCACCGAGCCGGGGCAGGGCTATCGACTGATGGCCGACCGGTCCGGGTCCGCAGATGGCGTGGATGGCGCCTAG
- a CDS encoding sensor histidine kinase KdpD: protein MSRGVLRVYLGSAPGVGKTVAMLSEAQRRSERGTDVVIGVCESHGRAFTASMMAGIESLPLRPVTHRGSALSELDVPAAIRRRPDVVLVDELAHTNAPGSPHEKRWQDVDDLLDAGIDVISTVNIQHLESLNDVVESITGVRQLETVPDEFVRAADQVELVDMSPEALRRRLAHGNVYAAEKVDAALANYFRVGNLSALRELSLLWVADRVEEGLTRYRADQGITDSWPTRERVVVALTGGPEGKALLRRGAQIASRGSGGELIAVHVTRADGLVAAEIDEMESLRRLTGELGGTFQTVKGDDTAQAILALARGVNARQIVIGASRRKRWQEVFSPGVGQRVVEASGDIDVHLVSHDWTRSVRAPLRFGPELGRGRSIAGWLLAIVGTPILAGLLFVTDGWHDLPLEVQLFLLLTVCTALVGGLWPALAAAVLSSGLINWFFTDPLYTLTISDPQNLVALLVFLGVALAVSSVVHVSERRAATARAASRETAALASSAESLLGEEDQLQALLLQAVDFFSLDSAAVLSRAGVRDEWAVVAATEGFDVSQVRRASVQATVDEERTLVLFGRVLTGDDRRLVSAFTSRAGAILRRVELVREAARAKALAKDSRARTALLAAVSHDLRTPLASIKAGASSLRAKDVSFSEADRADLLESIEESADKLTGLVANLLDMSRLQSGAVTPRLEAVAPHEAIDDMTELLETNGPVRSTLSADLPLVDADRGLLERVLANVLENAQRHSSGEVVVTASPMSDRVQFRVVDRGPGVPRDGKETIFAPFQRFGDTPQGNGVGLGLAVARGLMEAMNGTITAEDTPGGGLTIVLELPRTEPVRNVAARKSWS, encoded by the coding sequence ATGAGCAGAGGAGTGCTGCGCGTCTACCTCGGGAGCGCGCCGGGTGTGGGCAAGACCGTCGCGATGCTCTCCGAGGCCCAACGACGCAGTGAGCGAGGCACCGACGTCGTCATCGGGGTGTGCGAGAGCCATGGTCGCGCGTTCACCGCATCGATGATGGCCGGCATCGAGTCCCTTCCACTGCGACCCGTGACCCATCGGGGGTCGGCGCTGTCCGAGCTCGACGTCCCGGCCGCCATCCGTCGGCGGCCGGACGTCGTCCTGGTCGACGAGTTGGCTCACACCAACGCGCCCGGGTCGCCGCACGAGAAGCGGTGGCAGGACGTCGATGACCTGCTCGACGCGGGGATCGATGTCATCTCGACGGTCAACATCCAACACCTCGAATCCCTCAACGACGTCGTCGAGTCCATCACCGGGGTGCGTCAGCTCGAGACCGTGCCGGATGAGTTCGTCCGGGCCGCTGACCAGGTCGAGCTGGTCGACATGTCCCCCGAGGCGCTGCGTCGACGCCTCGCTCACGGCAACGTGTACGCCGCGGAAAAAGTGGACGCGGCTCTGGCCAACTACTTCCGCGTGGGCAACCTGTCGGCTCTGCGTGAGCTCTCGCTGCTCTGGGTCGCGGACCGGGTGGAGGAGGGCCTCACGCGCTATCGCGCGGACCAGGGCATCACCGACTCGTGGCCCACTCGCGAGCGGGTGGTCGTGGCACTGACCGGTGGGCCGGAGGGCAAGGCCCTGTTGCGACGGGGCGCCCAGATCGCCTCTCGCGGTTCCGGAGGAGAGCTCATCGCGGTGCACGTCACTCGCGCCGACGGCCTCGTGGCCGCCGAGATCGACGAGATGGAGTCACTGCGCCGTTTGACCGGGGAACTAGGTGGGACGTTCCAGACCGTCAAGGGCGATGACACGGCGCAGGCGATCCTGGCCCTCGCGCGGGGCGTCAATGCCCGCCAGATCGTCATCGGTGCCTCACGCCGGAAACGCTGGCAGGAGGTCTTCAGCCCAGGTGTCGGGCAACGGGTGGTCGAGGCCTCCGGAGACATCGACGTCCACCTTGTCAGCCACGACTGGACCCGCTCGGTGCGAGCACCCTTGCGGTTCGGACCTGAGCTGGGTCGCGGTCGCAGCATCGCCGGGTGGCTGCTCGCGATAGTGGGCACCCCGATCCTGGCCGGGCTGCTGTTTGTGACCGATGGTTGGCACGACCTGCCTCTCGAGGTTCAGCTCTTCTTGTTGCTGACGGTCTGCACGGCCCTCGTCGGTGGTCTGTGGCCCGCTCTGGCCGCAGCCGTCCTCTCGAGCGGACTGATCAACTGGTTCTTCACCGACCCGCTCTACACCTTGACGATCTCCGATCCGCAGAACCTCGTGGCGTTGCTCGTGTTCCTTGGTGTCGCCCTCGCCGTCTCGTCGGTGGTCCACGTCAGTGAGCGGCGGGCGGCCACAGCGCGGGCGGCGAGTCGGGAGACCGCTGCCCTTGCGTCGTCGGCGGAGTCGCTGCTCGGTGAGGAGGATCAGCTCCAGGCACTCCTGCTGCAGGCCGTCGACTTCTTCTCGCTCGACTCCGCTGCCGTGCTTTCTCGAGCGGGTGTGCGCGACGAGTGGGCGGTGGTCGCTGCGACCGAGGGCTTCGATGTGAGCCAGGTCCGCCGCGCGTCGGTGCAGGCGACCGTGGATGAGGAGCGGACCCTCGTGCTCTTCGGACGTGTTCTCACCGGGGACGATCGACGCCTCGTGTCGGCTTTCACCTCCCGGGCAGGCGCGATCCTGCGCCGGGTCGAGCTCGTGCGCGAAGCTGCCCGTGCCAAGGCTCTCGCCAAGGACAGTCGGGCGCGCACGGCCCTGCTCGCAGCGGTGTCGCACGACCTGCGCACTCCGCTGGCGTCCATCAAGGCCGGGGCGTCGAGCCTGCGAGCGAAGGACGTCTCCTTCAGTGAGGCCGATCGTGCCGACCTGCTCGAGAGCATCGAGGAGTCGGCGGACAAGCTCACCGGCCTCGTGGCCAACCTGCTCGACATGTCGCGGTTGCAGAGCGGGGCGGTCACTCCTCGGCTCGAGGCCGTCGCCCCCCATGAGGCGATCGACGACATGACGGAACTGCTCGAGACCAATGGACCCGTGCGCTCGACCCTGAGCGCCGACCTGCCCCTCGTCGATGCCGACCGCGGACTTCTTGAACGCGTTCTCGCCAACGTTCTCGAGAACGCGCAGCGTCATTCGTCGGGTGAAGTGGTCGTGACCGCGTCGCCGATGTCGGACCGGGTGCAGTTTCGCGTCGTTGATCGGGGGCCGGGGGTGCCACGCGATGGCAAGGAGACGATCTTCGCGCCGTTCCAGCGCTTCGGCGACACTCCGCAGGGCAACGGGGTGGGCCTGGGACTGGCCGTCGCGCGTGGTCTCATGGAGGCCATGAACGGGACGATCACGGCCGAGGACACTCCGGGCGGCGGTCTCACCATCGTCCTGGAGCTGCCACGGACCGAACCGGTGCGCAACGTCGCCGCAAGGAAGTCGTGGTCATGA
- the kdpC gene encoding K(+)-transporting ATPase subunit C, with amino-acid sequence MSLVRQLLAALRMMLVLTLILGVLYPALVWGLGQGVASDRADGSLISRDGEVIGSSLIGQAITDPTLFHPRPSTSEYAGGTSGGSNLAESSQDQATAIAERRTAYADIAEGEPTADALTASASGLDPDISPEFAQAQVKRVASATGIDPARVSQLVEENTAGRQLGFLGEPRVNVLELNLALDDLR; translated from the coding sequence ATGTCCCTTGTCCGTCAACTCCTTGCCGCCCTGCGCATGATGCTCGTCCTCACCCTCATCCTTGGCGTGCTCTATCCCGCACTCGTCTGGGGGTTGGGCCAGGGCGTGGCCAGCGACCGGGCCGACGGCTCGCTCATCAGCCGAGACGGTGAGGTGATCGGCTCGAGCCTGATCGGGCAGGCCATCACGGATCCGACCCTGTTCCACCCCCGGCCGTCGACGAGTGAGTATGCCGGTGGCACCAGTGGTGGCTCGAACCTCGCCGAATCTTCGCAGGACCAGGCGACCGCGATCGCCGAGCGACGCACGGCTTACGCAGACATCGCCGAAGGCGAGCCCACGGCTGATGCGTTGACCGCCTCAGCCAGTGGGCTCGACCCCGACATCAGTCCGGAGTTCGCCCAGGCACAGGTGAAGCGGGTTGCATCGGCGACGGGCATCGACCCGGCGCGGGTGTCGCAGCTCGTGGAGGAGAACACCGCCGGACGACAGCTGGGTTTCCTCGGCGAACCGCGGGTCAACGTCCTCGAACTCAACCTCGCGCTCGACGACTTGCGCTGA